ACGGATTGAATGATGGACATTAGAATTGGTATAATTCATAGTAGAGATAGAATAAAAGTAAGATTCAATGGTAAATATTCATATAAAGTATTAGATGGATCAGAAAAATTCATTGAAAATGAGTCTCTTGAATTTGATATTGTCAATGGTGCTGTAATTGACTATGACTGGTATGAAAAAGTAAATACTTTTTATGATATAGATGAACTTCATAAAATCAGGGAAAAATCTTTCTACGACGGTGAAAATTTTAGAATCGAAAAGTGTGGAAGAAAGATAAACGAAAAACTTGATAATTTTGAGTATTGGGTTTTAAAAAAGATAAGTTGCCCACCTAAGGGAATTTACAAAATGGGAGACTATAAGTACAAGAGAATTCCGAGAAAATATCCAGAAGGTAAAATAAATTGTTCTGATGGTTTGGTTCATACTAATCGTATCGAGTTTATTGCCGAAAATGAAAATTGTACTTTTTCTGTTGATGATGTAACAATTGGAATTGGGTTTCACTGGGAACATCAAGCTGTTTTAACCTATGAGGGCAATTTTTTAATTATTGTAGATTTAAATGGAAAAATCACTGGAGTTAACACTATTGATCTGGAAAAATATCTCATAAGTGTAAATTCATCTGAAATGCGTAATGATAATAATATAGAAATGCTTAAGGCTCAAACTGTTGCGGCAAGAGGTACGGTATTAGCCACAATAGGCAAGCATCATTTTGGTGAAGGTTTTGATCTTTGTGCAGATGATCATTGCCAATGTTACCAAGGTGTAACAAGAATTACAGATCTTTCAAAAATCGTGACTGAATCAACAAGAGGAGAATTTCTTCTGTCTGATAAAAAAATAGCCGATACAAGGTATGCAAAGATCTGTGGAGGAGTATCAGAGAATTATTCAACGTGCTGGGAAGATATGGATTTTTTATATCTAACACCTGTGTCTGACAATAGAGAGAATATTTCAATTGATAATTCTTTGTCTGATGAGTTTAACGCTGTGGATTTTATAGATAATGATTACGATTGTTTTTGTAATACTAAAAAACATAAATTACCAGAATCTTTAGATTTTTGTACACCATTGTTTAGATGGGAGAGAAGATATAAAAAGTGCGATTTGATAAATCTAATATTCAAAAACACTGGCTTTCATTGTGGTGATGAGATCTCTTTTCAGACCTTAAAACGTGGAGTATCGGGAAGAATAATTAGTTTGAAAATTTCAGGTAGTTCTGGAGAAAAAATAATCTCCAAAGAATTGAACATAAGGAAAGCTCTGTCAGATTCTTTTTTACCAAGTTCATGCATATATTTTATAAATGAAGGTAATGATATAATTATCAGAGGTGCTGGTTGGGGGCATGGTGTCGGATTGTGTCAGGTTGGAGCTCAGGTTATGGGAGAAAAAGGTTATAATTATAAAGAGATCTTGTTTCACTATTATAAGAATAGCAGGCTGATTAAATTAAATGATTGATTCTATTTTCAATATATCTCATAGTAATTTTGTTTTCCGTAAGTCGGAAAATTCAAATAAATCCGAAACTGAGTATTCGATACTTTTCCAAAAGTTTCTTAGAGGCTTAATAAGTATTAAAAACGATGAAATGATATACAATTATCTTTCCTCTTTTTTTTCACTAATCAAAGGTTTAGACAAAAATTATGTAATGGTGTTTAGAGAAGGAAGTGGTTTAATTCATGTTGGTAGTGGTCTTCTTAACCATGAAAAAGAGTACAGAGAGAAGAAAATTCCTTCAGATTTTATGGAAAGTATTCCATATGAAGCCGTTGGATACTATGAAGTATACAGAAATTACAGGAACAATACAAATGAAGCTGATTATTATCTTATAGTTTTTGACTTTAGGCAGATTGAGCGAGTTCGAACTCTTTTTTTTATTGAAGTAAGGCCTAAGCATTTTAAAGATATACCCCCGAAATCATTTTTTGAACAGATACAAGATGTTTTAAAAATAAAATTTTCTCAGACTAATAGTATTGAGGAACATGGTCAGGATTCTGATGATATAGCGTCTGTATCATCAGGAATTGCTCATTACATTAATAATGCTCTTTGTGGAATCAGAGGATACGCTGACTTATTGGAG
The sequence above is drawn from the Candidatus Delongbacteria bacterium genome and encodes:
- a CDS encoding SpoIID/LytB domain-containing protein, translated to MDIRIGIIHSRDRIKVRFNGKYSYKVLDGSEKFIENESLEFDIVNGAVIDYDWYEKVNTFYDIDELHKIREKSFYDGENFRIEKCGRKINEKLDNFEYWVLKKISCPPKGIYKMGDYKYKRIPRKYPEGKINCSDGLVHTNRIEFIAENENCTFSVDDVTIGIGFHWEHQAVLTYEGNFLIIVDLNGKITGVNTIDLEKYLISVNSSEMRNDNNIEMLKAQTVAARGTVLATIGKHHFGEGFDLCADDHCQCYQGVTRITDLSKIVTESTRGEFLLSDKKIADTRYAKICGGVSENYSTCWEDMDFLYLTPVSDNRENISIDNSLSDEFNAVDFIDNDYDCFCNTKKHKLPESLDFCTPLFRWERRYKKCDLINLIFKNTGFHCGDEISFQTLKRGVSGRIISLKISGSSGEKIISKELNIRKALSDSFLPSSCIYFINEGNDIIIRGAGWGHGVGLCQVGAQVMGEKGYNYKEILFHYYKNSRLIKLND
- a CDS encoding HAMP domain-containing histidine kinase; translated protein: MIDSIFNISHSNFVFRKSENSNKSETEYSILFQKFLRGLISIKNDEMIYNYLSSFFSLIKGLDKNYVMVFREGSGLIHVGSGLLNHEKEYREKKIPSDFMESIPYEAVGYYEVYRNYRNNTNEADYYLIVFDFRQIERVRTLFFIEVRPKHFKDIPPKSFFEQIQDVLKIKFSQTNSIEEHGQDSDDIASVSSGIAHYINNALCGIRGYADLLELYGSQHMDEITAIKDITENSSLIINSLLNLSKKTKKEHGIVKVNTVLEQAIEESKKRDSSVLFVYDRRLAGNLMVSGNTEHLLFSILAILQNSVEAFQTIERSKKTVSINVSASEESVKIIVLDNGQGISPENLQQVFKPFYSTKSSLAEKSGANYGLGLSLTKKYIEESDGTIEIESSFGDWTRVIVTLSRINNG